One part of the Desulfobacteraceae bacterium genome encodes these proteins:
- a CDS encoding methyl-accepting chemotaxis protein translates to MKKRSLGFKLATGGIALVLMPLLVVGLFSVGRSTEALTTLSQGQAELTARNLATMVDLVLSEEIKLARELSVDRTSISAAQAVSTAGRGNAGQAIAALDEKLAAAMKQIGKDYEAFFVTDTSGVIFADSQGGSYKGTDVSERDYFKKAVAGQDAVSDPVRSKVSGNIVVPVCTPVHDPAGRVIGTLTAVLDINFLAEKITALKIGQTGYPFLANAAGLVVAHPDKALIMKTDISKIPEMSSIFNAMSTRPSGVEAYQFKGVDKIAGFAAVKTTNWRVGVTQNKDEFMATPHAIRNVILTISGIFLAATILAVLFFTRSINRPINRVVGMLNAGADEVASASEQVSSASQTLAEGASQQAASIEETSSSLEEISSMTKQNADHAREANSLVTEATRTIAKANDSMGQLTTSMKEISTASEETQKIVKTIDEIAFQTNLLALNAAVEAARAGEAGAGFAVVADEVRNLALRAAEAAKNTAALIDGSVKQIQDGCELVDTTNVAFHEVAQSSTKIAQLVAEINAASSEQSQGIEQINTAVGEMDKVVQQNAATAEESASAAEEMNAQAQQMKASVAELVAIVRGAVASKQPGTDLAALGRPAPAAPAVRRPPATTAKPPRQDWKSDAEKVIPFEDAEFADF, encoded by the coding sequence ATGAAAAAACGTTCACTCGGGTTTAAACTGGCCACCGGCGGCATCGCGCTGGTCCTCATGCCGCTGCTGGTGGTCGGGTTGTTCTCCGTCGGCAGATCCACCGAGGCCCTGACGACACTTTCCCAGGGACAGGCCGAACTCACCGCCCGCAACCTGGCCACCATGGTGGACCTGGTGCTCTCCGAGGAGATCAAGCTGGCCCGGGAGCTGTCGGTGGACCGCACCAGCATCAGCGCGGCCCAGGCAGTTTCGACGGCGGGCAGAGGCAACGCCGGTCAAGCGATCGCGGCGTTGGACGAAAAACTTGCGGCTGCGATGAAACAAATTGGAAAAGACTACGAGGCCTTTTTCGTCACCGACACCAGCGGTGTCATCTTTGCCGACAGCCAGGGCGGAAGTTACAAGGGCACGGACGTCTCCGAGCGGGACTATTTCAAGAAAGCCGTGGCCGGCCAGGATGCGGTTTCCGACCCGGTGCGCTCAAAGGTCAGCGGCAATATCGTGGTGCCCGTCTGCACGCCGGTTCATGACCCGGCCGGGCGGGTGATCGGCACCCTGACCGCGGTGCTGGACATCAACTTTCTGGCCGAAAAAATAACCGCGCTTAAAATCGGTCAGACCGGTTACCCCTTTCTCGCCAATGCCGCCGGCCTGGTAGTGGCCCACCCCGACAAGGCCTTGATCATGAAAACGGATATTTCCAAAATACCGGAAATGAGCAGCATCTTCAATGCCATGTCCACCCGCCCGAGCGGTGTCGAGGCCTACCAGTTCAAGGGCGTGGACAAGATCGCCGGCTTTGCGGCCGTCAAGACCACCAACTGGCGTGTGGGGGTCACCCAGAACAAGGATGAGTTCATGGCCACGCCGCATGCCATCCGCAATGTTATCCTGACGATCAGCGGCATTTTCCTGGCCGCCACGATCCTGGCCGTCCTGTTTTTCACCCGCTCCATCAACCGTCCCATCAACCGGGTGGTGGGAATGCTCAATGCCGGTGCAGACGAGGTGGCCTCGGCCTCGGAGCAGGTTTCCTCGGCCAGCCAAACCCTGGCCGAAGGCGCCTCCCAGCAGGCCGCCTCCATCGAGGAGACCTCATCGTCGCTGGAGGAAATCTCCTCGATGACCAAACAAAACGCCGATCACGCCCGGGAGGCCAACTCGCTTGTGACCGAAGCCACGCGGACGATTGCCAAGGCCAACGATTCCATGGGTCAGCTGACCACCTCGATGAAAGAAATTTCAACGGCCAGTGAAGAAACTCAGAAAATCGTCAAGACCATTGATGAGATCGCCTTTCAGACCAACCTGCTGGCGCTCAACGCGGCGGTCGAGGCCGCCCGCGCCGGCGAAGCCGGGGCGGGCTTTGCCGTGGTGGCCGACGAGGTGCGCAACCTGGCCCTGCGCGCGGCGGAAGCTGCCAAAAACACCGCCGCCCTGATCGACGGGTCGGTCAAACAAATCCAGGACGGCTGCGAGCTGGTGGACACCACCAACGTGGCCTTCCACGAAGTCGCGCAGAGCTCCACCAAAATCGCCCAGCTGGTGGCCGAGATCAACGCCGCCTCCAGCGAGCAGTCCCAGGGCATCGAACAGATCAACACCGCGGTGGGCGAAATGGACAAGGTAGTCCAGCAGAACGCGGCAACCGCCGAGGAGTCGGCCAGCGCGGCGGAGGAAATGAACGCCCAGGCCCAGCAGATGAAGGCCTCGGTGGCGGAGCTGGTGGCGATCGTGCGGGGCGCGGTTGCCAGCAAGCAGCCCGGCACCGATCTGGCGGCCCTTGGCAGGCCGGCGCCGGCAGCGCCGGCAGTGCGCCGGCCGCCGGCGACAACCGCCAAGCCCCCGAGGCAGGACTGGAAATCAGACGCCGAGAAGGTAATCCCGTTCGAAGACGCGGAATTTGCCGATTTTTAA
- a CDS encoding guanosine monophosphate reductase gives MKAFTYDDILLVPSYNHWESRKVVDISIRCKAGKLALDLPLMTANMDTITGAEMANFIGAKGGIGVLHRFLTVEDNVTMFKSCRYPAFVSLGCSPKELERAEALRDAGANFFCVDVAHGHAKYVGRTLKQIREILGDGACIMAGNVATYAGADYLASCSADIIKVGIGGGSVCTTRIKTGFGVPNLTAIKNCTRVDRSVVADGGIRNPGDIVKALAFGADFVMVGSMLAGTRPTPGAVITRPGAGGEACQVKCYRGMASREVQKDFHGGIAEWKTAEGVATEVSYREDEDRIIADIVGGLRSGLTYGGAATIRELQRKLDYIEITPAGRMESLPHRIF, from the coding sequence ATGAAAGCCTTCACCTATGACGATATTCTCCTGGTGCCATCCTACAACCACTGGGAATCCCGCAAAGTGGTGGATATTTCGATCCGTTGCAAGGCCGGCAAACTGGCCCTGGACTTGCCCCTGATGACCGCCAACATGGACACCATCACCGGGGCGGAGATGGCCAATTTCATCGGCGCAAAGGGCGGGATCGGGGTGCTGCACCGCTTTCTGACGGTGGAAGACAACGTTACCATGTTCAAAAGCTGTCGCTACCCGGCCTTCGTCTCGCTGGGCTGCAGCCCCAAGGAACTGGAGCGCGCCGAAGCCCTGCGGGATGCCGGTGCGAACTTCTTTTGCGTGGATGTGGCCCACGGCCACGCCAAATACGTGGGGCGGACCCTCAAGCAAATCCGCGAAATTCTCGGCGACGGGGCCTGCATCATGGCGGGCAACGTGGCGACATACGCCGGCGCCGATTATCTGGCCTCTTGCAGCGCCGACATCATCAAGGTCGGGATCGGCGGCGGCTCGGTCTGCACCACGCGCATCAAGACCGGTTTCGGGGTGCCCAATTTGACGGCGATCAAGAACTGCACCCGGGTGGATCGCTCGGTGGTCGCCGACGGCGGCATCCGCAACCCGGGTGACATCGTCAAGGCCTTGGCCTTCGGTGCGGATTTCGTGATGGTGGGCAGTATGCTGGCCGGCACCCGGCCGACACCGGGCGCCGTGATCACCCGGCCGGGCGCCGGCGGTGAGGCGTGCCAGGTGAAATGCTACCGGGGCATGGCCAGCCGCGAGGTCCAAAAAGACTTTCACGGCGGCATCGCCGAGTGGAAAACAGCCGAGGGGGTAGCCACCGAGGTGTCCTACCGCGAGGACGAAGACCGGATCATCGCCGATATCGTCGGCGGCCTGCGCTCCGGCTTGACCTACGGCGGGGCGGCCACCATCCGTGAGTTGCAGCGAAAGCTGGATTATATCGAGATCACGCCCGCCGGCCGGATGGAAAGTCTGCCGCACCGGATATTTTAG